Proteins encoded in a region of the Podospora pseudopauciseta strain CBS 411.78 chromosome 6, whole genome shotgun sequence genome:
- a CDS encoding hypothetical protein (COG:F; COG:P; EggNog:ENOG503PBKB) yields the protein MSRHGQGLSYFLMQFLVLCLGKWVGPTYKGVSCKHSPLSSHDISSLTHMLAQKMDSPLRHELNLALGLARQAALISRTVLSGFLLTHQKSEVDSVTKSDFSPVTVADFAIQALLAGTLSKAFPDDGLVGEESADELRKDPRLLQKVAAVLKVAKGWEARDENHVCDVIDLCKGEGKGRTWVFDPIDGTKTFLKGQQYAINVALLAEGEGWRGREEVMSVVACPLLDWTLGAMGEATVINDASVDKTGKGAVIYCVKGHGVFVEPLFNKTDDEKPRRVPQHAGQVTAIEELKSVTCWQSLDSGVDTMHERVAERLGMDFPGNDLLGWVNRWVCLALGLANTTIWVYKKRERKAKIWDHAGAMLLFKEVGGKITDVDGKDIDLTQGRLLGQNFGFLAAPQRVHELVLEAVKEAMRERENLNTVSGST from the coding sequence ATGTCTCGACATGGTCAAGGCCTTTCTTATTTTTTGATGCAGTTCCTCGTGTTATGTCTGGGAAAGTGGGTCGGTCCCACATATAAGGGGGTGTCTTGCAAACATTCCCCTCTTTCGAGTCACGACATATCCTCACTCACACACATGCTCGCTCAAAAAATGGATTCGCCACTCCGCCACGAACTCAATCTCGCACTTGGGCTAGCTCGCCAAGCTGCCTTGATCAGCCGGACCGTCTTATCTGGGTTCCTTCTCACTCACCAGAAAAGCGAGGTTGATTCGGTAACAAAAAGCGACTTCAGCCCCGTTACTGTGGCCGACTTTGCCATTCAGGCCCTTCTGGCTGGCACCCTCAGTAAGGCATTCCCCGACGATGGGCTAGTGGGTGAGGAATCGGCAGACGAGCTAAGGAAAGACCCTCGACTGCTGCAAAAGGTTGCGGCCGTGTTAAAAGTCGCAAAAGGCTGGGAGGCAAGAGACGAGAATCATGTGTGTGATGTCATTGACCTCTGCAAAGGcgaggggaagggaaggacGTGGGTATTTGATCCCATTGATGGCACCAAGACATTCCTCAAGGGGCAGCAATATGCCATCAATGTTGCCTTGTTGGCAGAAGGGGAAGGTTGGCGGGGCAGGGAGGAAGTCATGAGTGTGGTTGCTTGTCCGCTCTTGGACTGGACGCTGGGAGCCATGGGGGAAGCAACGGTGATAAATGACGCGTCTGTGGACAAAACAGGGAAAGGGGCAGTGATATACTGTGTCAAAGGCCATGGGGTTTTCGTCGAACCATTGTTCAACAAGACAGACGACGAAAAGCCGAGACGGGTCCCTCAACATGCAGGCCAAGTCACGGCAATCGAGGAACTGAAGAGTGTGACCTGCTGGCAGAGTCTAGACTCGGGAGTTGACACGATGCATGAAAGGGTAGCTGAAAGACTGGGCATGGACTTTCCGGGGAACGACCTTCTCGGGTGGGTAAATCGATGGGTGTGCCTTGCGCTTGGCCTAGCAAACACCACGATATGGGTATacaaaaagagagagagaaaggcAAAAATATGGGATCATGCGGGTGCCATGCTTCTTTTTAAGGAGGTTGGTGGCAAAATTACGGATGTTGATGGGAAAGATATCGATTTGACCCAGGGGAGGCTGTTGGGCCAAAATTTCGGCTTCCTGGCGGCACCACAAAGGGTTCATGAATTGGTGTTGGAAGCAGTGAAAGAGGCCATGAGGGAAAGAGAAAATCTTAACACGGTGAGCGGATCTACCTGA
- the PIN4 gene encoding Peptidyl-prolyl cis-trans isomerase pin4 (COG:A; EggNog:ENOG503NZ7N), which yields MSEQSGYYSGYAQQPTRSSPISSRTGFNTVSGLPSAMRPQQRHQIDSFTQGSASLFPAEDRFNPYESNSFRQQQQQHRAPPTPGFPTDNYIGNAQAWAYNGANTVNGAMGDSRLRPSASRRAALPTEWTMSGEQGLGSQALNTPSTQYSAMANFNNQSMGMISGDGYGSERHGFANGMYDPRHDAKSMSSDLIPTAIVIKNIPFNVRKEMLTSIMSDLGLPQPYAFNYHFDNGIFRGLAFANFQSPLDTQTVIEQLNGYEVQGRKLRVEYKKMLPEHERERIEREKREKRGQLEEQHQPLTLQHQSSMHSLNAAHSTRSRTSPLRDVDLNNPDTLQFYTELTLFRNDPNREILVFPSTITPHQRRTVHILAHNMGLEHRSVGEGPQRQLHVLKESAPPASLVHNLPGVSADAHRRGLSRAATIDFAETRNSGPGHYATMGRSSRHGPTLELPDSPDGGLNALRGVKSFADLRSYTPSPSLSSTGFPQAGSVAQYGEYSANLAGQNSSLTTPTTPGTNSNNDPSMLIPDLSGMTLSENFGSNRLRPRDAPGAIGSQRPVMNGSSTRSIPERQPLGPNGDWGEGMAGFAARGRANGHMQRGSESSDTAVRSATTSAARFQ from the exons ATGAGCGAACAGTCGGGCTACTACAGCGGCTATGCGCAGCAGCCAACACGgtcctcccccatctcgtCCAGGACGGGCTTCAACACCGTCTCCGGACTCCCAAGCGCCATGCGACCTCAGCAGCGCCACCAGATAGACTCCTTCACCCAGGGGTCTGCCTCTCTATTTCCTGCCGAGGACCGCTTCAACCCCTACGAAAGCAACTCTTTcagacaacagcaacaacaacacagagcaccaccaacaccaggcTTCCCGACCGACAACTATATTGGCAATGCCCAGGCATGGGCGTACAACGGTGCCAACACGGTGAACGGAGCAATGGGCGACAGCAGGCTTCGGCCGAGTGCCTCTCGCAGAGCAGCTCTGCCCACG GAATGGACCATGAGCGGCGAGCAAGGTCTGGGGAGTCAAGCCCTCAACACCCCTTCAACACAGTATTCGGCCATGGCCAACTTTAACAACCAGAGCATGGGGATGATTAGTGGTGATGGCTATGGCTCCGAGCGGCATGGCTTCGCGAATGGCATGTACGACCCTCGTCACGATGCCAAGTCCATGTCTAGCGACCTGATTCCGACCGCCATTGTCATCAAGAACATCCCGTTCAATGTTCGCAAGGAAATGCTCACATCCATCATGTCGGACCTGGGACTACCCCAGCCATATGCCTTCAACTACCACTTTGACAACGGCATTTTCCGGGGACTGGCCTTTGCCAACTTCCAGAGCCCTCTCGACACACAGACTGTCATTGAGCAGCTGAACGGATACGAGGTTCAGGGCCGCAAGCTGAGAGTGGAGTACAAGAAGATGCTGCCAGAGCACGAAAGGGAGAGGATCGAACGCGAGAAGCGGGAGAAGAGAGGCCAGTTAGAGGAGCAGCACCAGCCCCTAACACTGCAACACCAGTCCTCGATGCACTCTCTAAATGCCGCCCACAGCACCCGATCCCGCACTTCGCCGCTGC GGGATGTGGACCTCAACAATCCAGACACTCTGCAGTTCTACACGGAGCTTACCCTGTTCCGCAACGATCCCAACCGTGAAATCCTGGTTTTCCCCTCTACCATTACACCGCATCAGCGCCGAACCGTCCACATTCTCGCGCACAATATGGGGTTGGAGCATCGCTCGGTTGGCGAGGGGCCGCAGAGACAGCTGCACGTTCTCAAAGAGTCTGCGCCACCTGCGTCCCTCGTGCACAACCTGCCGGGTGTGTCGGCCGATGCCCACCGCCGTGGTCTAAGCCGTGCTGCTACCATCGACTTTGCTGAGACTCGGAACAGTGGACCAGGCCACTATGCCACCATGGGCCGCTCTAGCCGTCATGGCCCGACATTGGAGCTTCCGGACAGCCCAGATGGTGGACTAAATGCGCTCCGCGGTGTCAAGTCGTTTGCCGACCTGCGTTCGTACACGCCCAGCCCTTCCCTGTCCTCGACAGGGTTTCCTCAAGCTGGCAGTGTAGCTCAGTACGGAGAGTACAGCGCCAATCTTGCCGGTCAGAACAGCTCATTGACCACACCCACGACTCCGGGTACCAACTCCAACAATGATCCCTCCATGTTGATCCCGGACCTCAGTGGCATGACATTGAGCGAGAACTTTGGCAGCAACAGACTGCGCCCTCGGGACGCACCTGGCGCCATCGGGAGCCAGCGGCCCGTGATGAACGGGTCCAGCACCCGCAGCATTCCCGAACGTCAGCCACTGGGCCCAAATGGAGATTGGGGTGAAGGCATGGCCGGTTTTGCTGCCCGCGGCCGGGCCAATGGCCACATGCAACGGGGAAGCG AGTCTTCAGATACCGCGGTGCGTTCGGCAACCACTTCCGCGGCCAGGTTCCAATAG